ACTGGAGATTCCGGTCCTCATTCACATCGACGGCTTTCGGAATTGGGACGATCTGGGGCTGCCCGGGTTGGAGCGTGTTTTGAAAGCCTTTCCCAGTCTGATTTTGATTGCCCACGCACTTCACTGGTGGAGTGAAATTTCCGGAGATGTGCGGGAAGAAGACCGCTCCGATTACCCCCGACGCCCCGTTGCAGCGGGGGGGCGCGTGGAAGAATTGCTGCAAAATTACCCGAATCTGTACGGGGATTTGTCGGCAAATTCCGGCCTGAATGCCCTGACGCGCGATCCCGATTTTACTCCCGGATTTCTCCGGCGCAATCAGGACAAGCTGCTTTTCGGCAGCGATCTGGTGTACAGGGGGCAACCCATTTCTCTTCCGGATGTGTTGGACAATTCAGGAGTGGAAGACGCCGTTTTGCAGAAAATCTACTATTCGAATAGCCAAAGGATTTTGCCCTGATCGTGTGAACGGGTGAAAGCCAGAGAACGGTTTAGAGGAAAAAATGAATTCCGGTAAAAACCTGACGTTTGCAATTGTGGGGGCTGGGGCTGTAGCCTCCCATCACCTGTCGGCGTTGTCGCAGGTACCCGGTGCAGAGATTCGTTCGATTGTTCGACGAAATGCGGAAAAAGCCCGGGAGATGGCCGGGAAATTTCATGTGAATTGGACGACCCGCATTGAGGATGTTTTAGAGGATCCCGAAATTGATGTAATCGACATTACCCTTCCCTCGGGGCTTCATGCTGACGTGGGTATTCTGGCGGCACAGGCGGGAAAACACGTGGTGGTGGAAAAACCCATTGACATCACCCTTGAAAAGGCGGATGCTCTGATTGAAGCCTGCGAAAAACAGGGTGTGACGCTGGCCGTCATCAGCCAGAATCGCTTTACGGACGATATGTTGAAACTCAGCGACATCCTGAAAGCGGGGCAACTGGGTCAATTGATTGAGGGAGACGCATTCGTTAAATGGTACCGCCCGCAATCGTATTACGACAGCGGGGTCTGGCGGGGAACCTGGGCTCTGGACGGCGGCGGGGCGTTTATGAATCAGGGAATTCATTTTGTAGATCTGCTTCTGTCCGTGATGGGGCCGGTGGCAACGGTATCGGCCAGAACAAAAACGGTGGCGCACCGGATCGAGGTGGAAGACCTGGGTGTGGCCATGTTGGAATTTAAAAACGGTGCGCTGGGCGTCATTCAGGCCTCCACGGCGATGTACCCGGGGCTTCCTGCGCGGCTGGATATCCACGGCACCCGTGGGACGGCCATTTTTGAAGGAAATTCCCTTTCCTTTCTGCACGTTGAAGGTCTGGCTCCGTTTTTGAAAGAGCGCGTGGATAAAGGCGGAGCAGCCGCTCCAATGGCGATTTCGGTAACGCCTTTCGTACGGGAATTTGAAGATATTGTTTCTGCAATTCGGGATCATCGTCAACCAAAGGTGAACGGACAGGAAGCCCGGCGGGCGCTTCAGCTTGTTCTGGCAATTTACGAATCTTCACGCACCGGAAAGCTCATTCGATTGTGAGGCCGAGGCCTTTTTTGAATGTTTTGTCTCAACCGGTTGTGGTCACTTTTACCTCGAAACGTGTGAAGGAAAAGGCATGCTCACGCCCATTGACTATATTCTGGTAATCATTTACGGGATTTTTGTAGCGGGGTTGGGATACTGGGCAAAGCGGCTCGTGAAAAATCCTAATGACTACTTTGCCGGCGGCAAGCGGGTTCCCTGGTGGCTGGCGGCCATTTCTCACCACATGTCCGGGTACAGCGCCCTGACATTTGTCGGGTTTGGGTCGCTGGCGTACGTCAGCGGTTTCAGCGCGTGGACATTCTTCAGCCTGCCGATTTTTGTGGCGATGATTATCGGGGCGTACGTTTGGGCCCCCCGATGGTCCCGGTTGAAGGTCATGACGCCCATCGAGTACCTGGAGCAGCGTTTTAACAACACAATTCGGCAGCTGTTCGCCTGGAGCGGTATCGGCATTAAATTTATTGACGAGGGGGCGAAACTCTATTCACTTGCCATGATTGTCCATGTCGTAACGGGCTGGCCGCTGCAGGAAGTGATTGTGGCGTGCGGAATTATTACCGTGATCTATTTGTTTTTTGGGGGATTGTGGGCCACGGTTCTTACGGATTTTGCCCAGTTTATGATTCAATTCTCAATTACGCTCATCGTGGTTCCCATGGTCTTGACGCGGGTGGGAGGAGTCAGCGGCCTGGTGGCACAAATGTCCCCGGCAAACCGCGGTTTTTTCAGCGATCAGGTCACGCCCTCCTTTCTTTTTGTGTACTTTTTTGTCATTTTACTCAGTTACAACGGGGGACAGTGGGGGCTGGCCCAGCGGTTTTACAGCATTGGCAAACCCCGGGACGCCCGGAAAGCCGCGTTCCTTTCGGCCTTCCTGTTTCTGATTTATCCTCTGGCTATTTTTATTCCGGTCTGGGCTACTCGTACCATCGTCGGCCCCATTTCGAATGGCGAACACGCCTATATTCTGGTCGCGGAGAAAGTGCTTTCGAGTATTTCTCCCGGATTTCTGGGACTATTGATTGCCTCCATGTTTGCTGCAACCATGTCGATGGTGGACACCGATTTGAACGCCCTGGCGGCCGTTTTTACAAAGGATATTTACCAGAGGACGTTTAATCAAGGCGCCAGCGATGCCCTGTTGCTTCGGGTGGGAATGATTGCTACGGCCGTGTTGGGAATGCTGACCATTGGAGCGGCCCTTCTCACCATTGAGCTGCAGGGGGCATTTAAGGCATCGGTGGAATGGTTTGCCGCCATTCTGGGCCCGGTTTCCATCCCGTTGCTGCTGGGGATGATTTACAGAAAGGCCACCTGGAAAGGGGCACTCTGGTCCTGGATCCTGGGATTTGTGACGTTTGTGTTTTTCAAATACGGGTGGCCTTCTCTCACGGGACAGTCGACCGCTTTTGCTCTGTACACGGGAATGGAGCTGTTGGTCAGCTTTGGGGTTTTTATGCTGGAAGGACAATTTTCCAAACCCGGTTCGCATGAGATCGCGCGCGTAAATGAATTCTTTGTACAGTTTGAACAAATGAACAACTAAGGAGAACCTGACGGTATGAATGAGCCATTTGCCTTTCGGATGGGAGATGTTGTTGCAATTGTGGTCTATTTTATCTTGTTGATTATCGTGGGAATCTGGACGACCAAAAAAATCAAGGCAACGGACGACTTTTTTGTAGGCGGCCGCTCCATGCCCGGCTGGGCCGTTGGATTGTCTCTTCTGGGAACGGCCATCAGTTCCATTACCTTTTTGGCTTACCCGGGTTCTGCCTTTGCGGGAAACTGGAGCCGTCTGGTTCCCGGATTTATGCTTCCCATCGCGGCTGTGGTTGGAATCATTTTCTTTGTGGATTTTTACCGCCGCAGCGGATTTGTAAGCGCGTACGAATATTTCGAAAAACGATTTGGAGGCTGGGGCCGAAGCTATGCCAGTTTTGTCTATCTGGTTTCTGCTCTCTTTCGGGTGGGATCCGTTCTCTTTTTGATGTCTCTGCCCATCCGGGTGCTTACCGGCTGGAGCCTGACGTTTACCATCGTTTTGGTCGGTGTACTGGTGACGGTTTACACGCTCCTGGGCGGTCTGGAGGCTGTGATCTGGACGGACGTGTTGCAGACGATTTTTCTGGTCCTCGGGGGAATTGTCACGTTGACGGTCGTATTTCTGGAGGTTAAAGGCGGCATTCCGGCGGTTTTGCATATTGCCTCGGAGGCGGGGAAGTTCAAAATCACCACGTCCTGGAACTGGGATCTTACCCGCGACACCTTCTGGATGTTTGCACTGACCGGGATCATCGGTAACATTCAGGAGTTTTCGGTGGATCAGGTGAAAATTCAGCGCTACGAGGCGCCCTCCTCCAGCCGGGAGGCCAAAAAGGCGGTCTGGATGGTCGGCCTGGGCTGCATCCCGATTTGGGCGCTCTTTATGTTCATCGGAACGAGCATCTGGGTGTTTTATCACGAATTTCCCGGCCTCTTGCCCGCAGGTCTTCGCCCGGATGAGGTCTACCCCCATTTTATCCTGACCCAGCTGCCGGTGGGTGTGGGTGGATTTGTTGTGGCCGCCGTCATGGCTGCAGCCATGTCCACCATTGATTCAGGATTAAATGCCGGCGCCACCGTTTTTACACTGGACTGGTACAAAAAATTCTTTGTAAAGGGAAAAGATGATAAACACTATCTGTTCACCGCCCGGATGGTGACCCTGATTCTCGGCATTCTGGGCATTCTTATTGCCTATTGGTTAACCCTTTTGAATATGAAAACCTTTCTGGATCTGGGATTTTTCCTGGCGTCGGTTCTATCAGCCGGATTGGGTGGGTTTTTCCTGCTGGGGTTTTTCTTCAAGCGAACCAATCGGCAGGGAGCCATTATAGGGGTTGCTGTCGGCGTGCTGGTTATCCTTTGGCTGACGGTAAGCAATCTGGCCACCTTTAAGGTGACGGATCAGGCCCTTCTGGACTTGAATTCGAAAGGATTACCGACAGAGGTTCTTCAAAATCTGGAAAAACTCAAGGGCAAGGAAATTCGGGGAGAAGGCCAATTTGTAAACAAGTTAGAGGATACAATTGGCAAACATCAGGCTGATTTGTACAAGACCCTGATTTTAAGAACGGCCCTTCAGTCAAGTGTATTACCCTATTCCCTGAACAGTTCCGTTCATCCCTTTATTATCAATGTGTTTGGAAATCTGACGGTTTTGCTGGTGGGATTTCTGGCCAGTCTTTTCTGGCCGGCTCCCACGGAAGAGAGTTTGAAACGAGCCACCTGGTGGACACGAAATGCGTAACCAAAGATCAAGGAAGAGAAATCCGATGAAAAGAAATTTCCTCAGGCGCCGGCCGGTTGTTTATGTGATTTTATTGAGCTTGTTCTTGATTTTGGCCTGTTCAAAAAAGGAGTCTTCAAAAATGCCGAAATCGTTGAAGGAAAAAAATCATGCTGTTATTTTGGAAGAATTTGTTTTTCAGAATCCACCGACTCCGGCGTGCCACGCCTCTACCATTGCCGAAGCGCCGGAAGGGCTGGTGGCAGCCTGGTTTGGGGGCAGGGAAGAAGGCGCTCCGGATGTGGACATCTGGGTGAGCCGCAAAGCCGGAAATCGGTGGTCCCGGCCGGTGGATGCGGCATCCGGCAAAGCCGCAGACGGAAATCGGTATCCCTGCTGGAATCCGGTCCTGTTTCAGGTTCCGGGCGGGGAGTTGCTGCTCTTTTACAAGGTAGGACCGAATCCCCGGGAATGGTGGGGAATGCTGAAAAAATCGTCGGACGGCGGTAGAACGTGGGGTCCTGCCAAACGGCTGCCGGAAGGCATTTTGGGTCCTGTCAAGGACAAGCCGCTGCTTTTGCCCGATGGGCGGCTCCTGTGCGGAAGCAGCGAGGAATTGGGCGGCTGGCGGGTACACATGGAGTGGACGCCCGATTTTGGAAAAACCTGGCAGCGAACACCTGACTTGAATGATCCTAAAAAAGTAATGGCCATCCAACCCACCCTTCTCCGGTACACAGCCGGCCGTTTACAAATCCTTTGCCGGACGAAGAGCAAGCGCATTTACCAGAGCTGGTCAAATGACCAGGGCAAAACCTGGAGCCCGCTCGCGCCCACGGATGTGCCCAATCCCAGTTCCGGGATCGATGCGGTTACCCTGAAAGACGGCCGGCAGCTTCTGGTGTACAATCCCACGGTGAGGAATCGCGTGCCCTTGTCCGTGGCCATTTCCAGGGACGGCGAGCATTGGCAGCGGGTTTTTGACCTGGAGCCGGTAACCGATCCCAAAAAGGCAAATCGGGAAGAGTATTCCTACCCGGCCGTCATTCAGACCTCCGACGGTCTGGTACACGTTACCTACACCTGGAATCGTGTGAAGATCAAACACGTGGTCATCGATCCGGAAAAAATCAGCGAATGAAAAACAAAATTGGAGAAAGGCTCTGGTCATGAAAGAAAATGATGCCCTTCAGGAAACGGTGCCAACCATCGAACCCGTAAAGGACCGTGTGCTGTCGGTGGATGTTTTACGCGGCTTTGATATGTTCTGGATTGTTGGAGGGGCCTCTTTTTTCCACGCCTTGTTTCGGCTTTTTGGCGGCAAAATTGAGCAGTGGTTCGATCCTCAACTTCATCACAGTAAATGGGTCGGGTTTCATTTCTACGATTTGATTTTCCCGCTTTTTGTTTTTATTGTGGGAATGTCAGTGGTTTTTTCGCTCGAAAAAATAATGATGACCAAGGGGAAGAAGGCGGCTTACAAACGCCTTATTCGCCGCTTTGTGCTTCTGTATCTTTTGGGGATTATTTATTACGGGGGGATGAATCATGGTTTTCAGAATATTCGTCTGATGGGTGTCTTGCAGCGTCTGGCCCTGACCTACTTTTTTACCGGCATGCTGTTCATTCATTTTCGATTAAAGGGGTTGATTATTGCATTTTTATCCCTGCTGATCGGATACTGGGCGTGGCTGTCGTTTGTTCCTGTTCCGGGATTGGGCAGGGTTTCTTTTGCCGAAGGTCAAAACTGGGCAAATTGGGTGGACCTGCATTTTCTTCCGCTTCGAAAGTGGAACGGCACCTGGGACCCTGAAGGACTGCTGAGCACACTGCCTGCCATTGCAAGTTGTATTTTGGGCGTTTTTGCGTCTCTTCTTTTGCGGAACAAGTCACTTGAACCGACGAAAAAGGCTGCCTATTTTATCGGGGGCGGCCTTGTTGCAGTTGGTTTAGGTTTTCTCTGGGGACTGCAGTTTCCAGTGATCAAAAAAATCTGGACGTCTTCCTACGTGTTGGTGGCCGGCGGGTACAGCCTGATGCTTCTCGGAATTTTATATGTCGTTCTGGATATCTGGAAAATGCAAAAATGGTCGCTCTTTCTGGTCTGGATCGGCATGAATCCGATTACAATTTACATGGGAGAAAATTTTCTCAATTTCGATGATTTGGCGAAGCGTTTTGTCGGCGGTGAATTCCAGACGATTTTGGGTCAAGGCGTCGGCCATTTGCTTGTGGCCACCGTATCGCTTTTGCTTACGCTGGCCGTGGTTCGATTCCTTTTCAAGAAGCAAATCTTTATTCGTATTTAGAGCCGGAGCGAAAAACGGGTAGGGTTGCAGCGGATGGGATTTGTCTCTTAAAATTCAAATTATTTTGGTTAGAGAGTCTTGCGCATCTTTATTAAAAATGATCCGGGACCAGTACCGGGAAAGTCCCATCTAACAAGAGGGGACTTTAATGGGGTGGTTTTAGGAAGAGAGGGGGGTAATGACGAGTGGATTGGGATCTTGATGAAATTTTGGCGTTTTGCAAGGATAAAAAAATCTCCTCTTAAGAAGGGAATTTTTATGAGGCAGGTAGGTCCAAGAGGATTAGGGCAATCAAAAAAATTTTAGTTTGACTGGTAGGCAAAGAAAAGACTGGTTTTTTACGTTCAGTTCTGGCAGCAGGAAGTCCCCTCTAACAAGAGGGGATTTAGGGGTGTGTTTTTTTATGCTGTTTGTTTACGTGAGGATTTTGAAAAAATCAGATGACACACCCCCGTCCGTCTGAGGCAGACTCCCCTCTCAAGAGAGGTATTTTGCAGGGTTGTGCTAAGAATTATGCTGGCTTTTTTGTAATATCACCATAATTTATTATGGTGAGAGATGTAACTTCCTCCGAACCTATTTTGGGAAGGTTCTTAACTTTTTTAGGGGTGGAAAATGAGCATAAGGCTTTACAATACACTTGCAAAGAAGAAAGAAAAGTTTGTTCCGCAGCAGGAAGGCAAAGTCCGTTTTTACTCCTGTGGTTCCACGGTTTACGATTACATTCATGTCGGTAATGCTCGTGGGTTTGTAACCTTTAATGTTTTTCGCTGGTACCAAATGTAATTACAAATGGGAAAAATGAAAAATATAACACACCCCTAAATCCCCTCTTAATAGAGGGGACTTTAATGGGGTGGTTTTAGGGAGAGAGGGGGGTAATAACGAGTGGATTGGGATCTTGATGAAATTTTGGCGTTTTGCAAGGATAAAAAACCCCTCTAAGGAGGGGAATTTTTGCAGGATTGTGCTAAATATAAAGAGCATATTGAGGAGGCAGAAAGTATTCGACAAATAAGGCGTAATTCTAATAATAACAAAATAATGATCTGCCGATAGTTTGATGGTTTTTTTAATCCGGTCGATAAATTTTAATTAGATGCTGTTTTGTCTCTGGTATCAAATTGAATAAAAAGAAAGGATAACTCTTATGAAGATTTTATCCGAAATAGCCGGGATAAATAGTCTCTCGGTACTTGGCTTTTTGGCAGTTGTGCTGGTGCCGTTTTTTCTCTTTTGCAGTCAAAAAATGCACGCCCCCGGCGCGCCGGAAAATTTGCGCTGTGAATACGTCCGAAATCCCCTGGGACTGGATGCCATGCAGCCCCGGTTTTCGTGGGAGGTTCAGGACACACGCCGGGGAGCCGTCCAGACGGCCTACCGGATTCTCGTAGCCACCCGAAAGGACTTGCTGAAGAAGGATCAGGGAGACGTCTGGGACAGCGGGAAAGTGGCCTCCGATCAGTCGGTACTCGTGGTTTTTGAAGGGGCGCCTCTGGAATCGGGGCAGCGCTATTTCTGGAAGGTCCGTACCTGGGATGGCGAGGGGAAACCGTCCCCCTTCAGCCAGATTGCCTGGTTCGAAATGGGGCTTCTGAAACCCACAGATTGGAAGGCCAAATGGGTGGGAAAGGCGATTCATCCCCAAAAAGTAACGCCCTGGCCCTGGAAGGATTGGATCTGGCATCCGACCCAGAAGGGAATTAACCGGATGGTTTATTTCAGAAAGGTATTTATCATTCCAAAAGATAAGCAAATTTCGAAAGCCCTGCTTCGGGCAACGGCCGACAATGCGTTCACCGCTTTTCTGAACGGCAAAGAGGCGGGAAAGGGGACAGCCTGGAACACCGTTTACGAATTTGATGTGACCCCGTCGGTCAAAACGGGGGAAAATGCTCTGGCCATCGAGGCGGAAAATACCCGTGGCGACATCTGTGGTTTGATTGCCAGTTTAAAGGTCACATTTGCGGACGGGTCCTTTTTACTGGTGAACTCAGACGGATCGTGGAAGACTTCCCAAAAAGCCCGCACAAACTGGAACGGGCTCGCCTTTAACGACCGCAATTGGCGGAGGGTGAAAGTCATCGAACCCTACGGCGGGAAAATCTGGGGAAAAGTCGATCTGAAATACGAAAACACCACCCCGCCGCGTTCCATCCGTGTGCGGAAAGAATTCCAATTGAAATCCGCCATTCGCCGGGCCCGGGTTTACGTTACGGGACTCGGCAGCTACGTCCTGTACATCAACGGAAAACGGGTGGGACAGGATGTGTTTACCCCCGGATGGACCGATTACCCCCGCCGCATCCAGTACCAGACCTACGATGTGACCGATTTGCTTCGAAAGGGAGAAAATGCTGCGGGCGCTGTCCTGGGAAACATGTGGTGGAGCAGCGGTTTGGGCTGGCAAAAGAAGGGCTTTTACAGTCACGGCCCCCTGCGATTTCTGATGCAGCTCGTGGTGGATTACAAGGACGGCCATCGGGACACGGTGGTGACGGATGAATCCTGGAAAACCCTCGATTCCCCTATTACCCAGAATTCTCTTTACAACGGGGAAACCTTTGACGCGCGGCTCGACCAGCCCGGTTGGGATCGTCCCGGATTTAAGGAAACGGGTTGGGAACCGGTGATCCTTCCGGATGCCGGACAGGCCCGGCTGGTGGCACAGCAGGGGCCGCCGATCCGCCGAACACAAGAAATCGTTCCGGTAAAAATAGCCTCTCCGGATTCCGGGGTTTACGTGTTCGATATGGGACAGAATTTCGCGGGACGCGCCCGCCTGAAAGTAAAAGGGCCGGCCGGTACCAAGGTAGTTATGAAATTTGCCGAGCTTCTTAAGAAGGACGGCACGGTTCGAACCGATAATTTGCGAAGTGCGCAGGCCACGGATACCTACATCCTGCGGGGTGAAAAATCGGGAGAAGTGTGGGAACCGAAGTTCA
The sequence above is a segment of the Calditrichota bacterium genome. Coding sequences within it:
- a CDS encoding exo-alpha-sialidase, producing MPKSLKEKNHAVILEEFVFQNPPTPACHASTIAEAPEGLVAAWFGGREEGAPDVDIWVSRKAGNRWSRPVDAASGKAADGNRYPCWNPVLFQVPGGELLLFYKVGPNPREWWGMLKKSSDGGRTWGPAKRLPEGILGPVKDKPLLLPDGRLLCGSSEELGGWRVHMEWTPDFGKTWQRTPDLNDPKKVMAIQPTLLRYTAGRLQILCRTKSKRIYQSWSNDQGKTWSPLAPTDVPNPSSGIDAVTLKDGRQLLVYNPTVRNRVPLSVAISRDGEHWQRVFDLEPVTDPKKANREEYSYPAVIQTSDGLVHVTYTWNRVKIKHVVIDPEKISE
- a CDS encoding amidohydrolase family protein, yielding MDSQDIEKAWVLAIENPEEVDYYVTSERVLRSCRPHADRLVPFCNVDPRRGEPGTFDPAPIISRYVERGARGFGEMLAGLAIDDPRQMKLYEACEKLEIPVLIHIDGFRNWDDLGLPGLERVLKAFPSLILIAHALHWWSEISGDVREEDRSDYPRRPVAAGGRVEELLQNYPNLYGDLSANSGLNALTRDPDFTPGFLRRNQDKLLFGSDLVYRGQPISLPDVLDNSGVEDAVLQKIYYSNSQRILP
- a CDS encoding family 78 glycoside hydrolase catalytic domain, giving the protein MKILSEIAGINSLSVLGFLAVVLVPFFLFCSQKMHAPGAPENLRCEYVRNPLGLDAMQPRFSWEVQDTRRGAVQTAYRILVATRKDLLKKDQGDVWDSGKVASDQSVLVVFEGAPLESGQRYFWKVRTWDGEGKPSPFSQIAWFEMGLLKPTDWKAKWVGKAIHPQKVTPWPWKDWIWHPTQKGINRMVYFRKVFIIPKDKQISKALLRATADNAFTAFLNGKEAGKGTAWNTVYEFDVTPSVKTGENALAIEAENTRGDICGLIASLKVTFADGSFLLVNSDGSWKTSQKARTNWNGLAFNDRNWRRVKVIEPYGGKIWGKVDLKYENTTPPRSIRVRKEFQLKSAIRRARVYVTGLGSYVLYINGKRVGQDVFTPGWTDYPRRIQYQTYDVTDLLRKGENAAGAVLGNMWWSSGLGWQKKGFYSHGPLRFLMQLVVDYKDGHRDTVVTDESWKTLDSPITQNSLYNGETFDARLDQPGWDRPGFKETGWEPVILPDAGQARLVAQQGPPIRRTQEIVPVKIASPDSGVYVFDMGQNFAGRARLKVKGPAGTKVVMKFAELLKKDGTVRTDNLRSAQATDTYILRGEKSGEVWEPKFTYHGYRYVQVTGYPGVPTEEAVTGLVIHSDAPEIGSFACSNELLNRVQHNITWGLASNIMSVPTDCPQRDERLGWMGDAQIFSPTASYNRNMARFFEKWMHDISDCQDPDGAVHDVNPAIVVENPAKPAWGDAVVVIPWVVYRFYGDTRIIRENYNTMVAWLNYMEKHSKGSLYEVKGYGDWVAVEKSPTAPIGSAYFFYDAKLLSEMAKAIGKQDDSERFRQLAEKIAQAFNRKHLDPKTLEYTGATQTANLLPLAFGITPRTEAEAVVKNIVADVKKRKNHLSTGFLGTAYLLPILSDYGYAELAYQVATQTDYPSWGYMVKHGATTIWELWDSDKKGPDMNSRNHFALGSVGEWYFGYLAGIRPDPQKPGFKHLVVAPKPVGDLTWAEGRLESLYGPIHVRWEKQTGHFSLKLTIPANTAADVFVPTFGKSPVTIREGDTPLLQEGKPLTPPAGVRFVRMEKEAAVFEVGSGTYHFIEDHP
- a CDS encoding DUF5009 domain-containing protein codes for the protein MKENDALQETVPTIEPVKDRVLSVDVLRGFDMFWIVGGASFFHALFRLFGGKIEQWFDPQLHHSKWVGFHFYDLIFPLFVFIVGMSVVFSLEKIMMTKGKKAAYKRLIRRFVLLYLLGIIYYGGMNHGFQNIRLMGVLQRLALTYFFTGMLFIHFRLKGLIIAFLSLLIGYWAWLSFVPVPGLGRVSFAEGQNWANWVDLHFLPLRKWNGTWDPEGLLSTLPAIASCILGVFASLLLRNKSLEPTKKAAYFIGGGLVAVGLGFLWGLQFPVIKKIWTSSYVLVAGGYSLMLLGILYVVLDIWKMQKWSLFLVWIGMNPITIYMGENFLNFDDLAKRFVGGEFQTILGQGVGHLLVATVSLLLTLAVVRFLFKKQIFIRI
- a CDS encoding Gfo/Idh/MocA family oxidoreductase, which gives rise to MNSGKNLTFAIVGAGAVASHHLSALSQVPGAEIRSIVRRNAEKAREMAGKFHVNWTTRIEDVLEDPEIDVIDITLPSGLHADVGILAAQAGKHVVVEKPIDITLEKADALIEACEKQGVTLAVISQNRFTDDMLKLSDILKAGQLGQLIEGDAFVKWYRPQSYYDSGVWRGTWALDGGGAFMNQGIHFVDLLLSVMGPVATVSARTKTVAHRIEVEDLGVAMLEFKNGALGVIQASTAMYPGLPARLDIHGTRGTAIFEGNSLSFLHVEGLAPFLKERVDKGGAAAPMAISVTPFVREFEDIVSAIRDHRQPKVNGQEARRALQLVLAIYESSRTGKLIRL
- a CDS encoding sodium/solute symporter (Members of the Solute:Sodium Symporter (SSS), TC 2.A.21 as described in tcdb.org, catalyze solute:Na+ symport. Known solutes for members of the family include sugars, amino acids, nucleosides, inositols, vitamins, urea or anions, depending on the system.), which translates into the protein MNEPFAFRMGDVVAIVVYFILLIIVGIWTTKKIKATDDFFVGGRSMPGWAVGLSLLGTAISSITFLAYPGSAFAGNWSRLVPGFMLPIAAVVGIIFFVDFYRRSGFVSAYEYFEKRFGGWGRSYASFVYLVSALFRVGSVLFLMSLPIRVLTGWSLTFTIVLVGVLVTVYTLLGGLEAVIWTDVLQTIFLVLGGIVTLTVVFLEVKGGIPAVLHIASEAGKFKITTSWNWDLTRDTFWMFALTGIIGNIQEFSVDQVKIQRYEAPSSSREAKKAVWMVGLGCIPIWALFMFIGTSIWVFYHEFPGLLPAGLRPDEVYPHFILTQLPVGVGGFVVAAVMAAAMSTIDSGLNAGATVFTLDWYKKFFVKGKDDKHYLFTARMVTLILGILGILIAYWLTLLNMKTFLDLGFFLASVLSAGLGGFFLLGFFFKRTNRQGAIIGVAVGVLVILWLTVSNLATFKVTDQALLDLNSKGLPTEVLQNLEKLKGKEIRGEGQFVNKLEDTIGKHQADLYKTLILRTALQSSVLPYSLNSSVHPFIINVFGNLTVLLVGFLASLFWPAPTEESLKRATWWTRNA